The window CTTGGAGGATGAAGAGGAAGCGATCATGTCGTCTGCTATACCTAGCGAGGTTGATCCATTAGACTTTGTCTACACAAACATCCCAGACACGACTCACATCCTGAAGCTCGACGCAAACTGCAAACACTGCAAGGCAAAAAAAAATTGTGTCTGAGACTGACGGCTTCTGCTGTCGCAATGGCCAGATCGAACTTAAACAACCTGAGCCAATCCCAGAGCTGATGAGGCTATGGTCAAGCATGGATGCAGATTCTAGACATTTTCGGGAAAACATACGCTTCTTCAACGGGCATTTCGCCTTCACAACCCTTGGCGTCAGCCTTGATGAGAACTACACAAACATGAAGTCTGGGGTGTACACATTCCGGGCACACGGCACCATCTACCACAATGTGCATTCGTTCGGGCCTAGCTCCCGTCCTGAGCATCTGCAGTTATACTTCTATGATGATGACCCAACCATCACTCATCGTAAGGCGGCCACCAAGCAATTAGACCAAGATGTCGTGAAGAAGTTAGTAGACATACTCAAAGAAAACCCGTACTCCCAGCAATTTAGGAGTTTGGGTGCACACAAGGACAACCTCGATGATTACAGGATAGACCTAAACACCGATAAAAGGCTTGACCAAAGAAGATATAACAGACCGTTGTCATCTGAGGTCGCTGCAATTTGGGTTGAGGGCAACGACCTAGCAAAAAGGTTTGACCGGAGGATAACACTTTGTGGTAATAACAACGAAAGGCACAGTATACGTGTGACCTCTGGAGCATATGACCCTTTGTCTTATCCCCTATTCTATCCAAGGGGAGAACTAGGTTGGCATCCGAAGCTACCTAAACGTAATGTTCCTTTGGAGGTTGTACTAAATCCTTAACTGGTccatgatgatgatgaggatgcaGGTATGCCGTCTGCGTCCCATTTTGCTACAAATAATATTTTGTTTGTCGATTATATCCTCATTTTGATGGTACTCAATCATGTGCAGAGGGCAACAGCAGGTTGTGCGTCTCTGTCAGAGACTACTACTGTTACATGCTGCAGACACGGCCTGCGATCTTTAATCCCATACTCTGTGGAGCACGCCTCTTGCAGCAATGGGCCGTCGACATGTACGTCAAGATTGAAAGTTGTCGGTTAAGGTGGTACAGGAAGAACCAGACGCAGATTCGTGCCGACTTGTATAAAGGAGTTGTTGATGCGATCACATCGGGGGAGACACGAGCAAGCGATGTTGGGGTAAGAATAGTTCTCCCTGGAACATACCCTGGTGGCGACCGCGACATGAAGAAGAGGCATATGGATGCCATGGCAATTGTACATACATACGGGAAGCCTGACATCTTCTTGACCATGACTTGCAATCCAAAATGGGAAGAGATAACGAATGAGTTGCTGCCTGGTCAGACGGCGCAAGACCGACCTGATATTGTGGCTCGCGTGTTCTTTGGCAAACTAGAGGCTATGAAGGACATGTTGTTCAAGAAGCACATCCTGGGTGTTGTTGTCGCATATGTATATGTTGTCGAGTTTCAAAAAAGAGGCCTCCCACACGCACATTTTCTGTTGATCATGGACTCAACATATAAGCTTATCGTCCCCGAGCAGTATGACCGACTCATTTCCACAGAGCTCCCAGACAAGCATAAGTATCCGGAATTGTATGCAATGGTGGTAAAACATATGATGCACGGACCATGCGGTGCTCTAAACCCGAAGAATGTTTGCATGCAAGAAAACGGATGCAAGTGCAGATACCCGCGGTCGTTCAATGAAAACACAGCACAGGGGAAGGACTCGTACCCAGTTTATCGACGTAGAGACGATGGTAGGCGTGCTAAGGTCCGAGGGAAGATGTTGGACAACAGATGGGTTGTGCCTTATAACCCATACCTTTTGCGGATGTTCAATTGCCACATCAACGTTGAGGTCTGCTCGAGCATAAAGGCCGTCAAATATCTTTACAAGTACATTTACAAGGGCCATGATAAGGCTTCTTTCAGCATCGACCAGCCCGACGCCGATGGTAACATTGATGAGATCAAGAGATACGTTGACGCAAGGTGGATCACCCCTCCGGAGGCTATGTGGAGGATATTTGGCTTTCCACTTTGCGCCAACTACCCTCCTGTCTTGCAGTTGCCTCTTCATCTCCCGAATATGCACAGGGTCGCATTCAATGCCCAGGCTAACTTGAAAAATGGTGTCGCCTCAGAAAATATTTCAAAATCCATGTTAATGGAGTATTTCAAGGCTAACTAGGAACACGCTCGGGCTAGAAATATATTGTACAAGGATTTTCCCGGAAGCTTCACGTGGTAGAAGAAAAAGAAGTTTTGGAAGCCGCGGGTCGAGCGTTTTCAAATAGGTTGCATCGTGTCTGCCAATCCTGCCGAGGGGGGCCGATACTATCTACGTGTGTTGCTAAACCATGTTACGGGCAAAACATCCTTTGACGACTTGCTCACCGTGGACGGCGTGCTATGTGGGAGCTTTAGAGAGGCTGCTGAAAGGTTGGGACTCATCGAGGCAGACAACACGCTCGACGACCGTCTTACTGAGGCTGAGCAGTGGGCGATGCCATGTTCTCTTAGGAGGCTCTTCGCAACCATCTTGGTGCACTGCGAGCCAGGCGACGTGCGTGGTTTATGGGATAGGCACCTCGAGCCTATGTCAGATGACTATCGTCGATCACGCACGTCCCCTGACGAGGTGGAGCAGATGGTGTTGCTAGACATTAGGGGTATGTTGCAGTCCATGGGTAAAGATATTGTTGATTTCGCTCTTCCGAGCATAGATGGTGCGTTTGACCCAACCGAGGGCGAGGCAAGAGAGGTCATCGAGGAAACAACCGTTGAGTGTGACATGGATGACACTAAGTTGGTATCTTCGCTGAACTTGGAACAAAGGGCCGCATACGACGAGATACTAACGGCTGTTGAACGCGGTGATGGGGGTGTATTCTTTGTTGATGGCCCTGGAGGTACAGGGAAGACCTTCCTATACAGGGCGATGCTTGCCAAGGTGAGGAGCCAAGGCAAGATTGgtatcgctaccgcgacgtcgggCGTCGCCGCTTCTATCATGCCTGGCGGCAGGACTGCCCACTCGAGGTTCAAGATCCCATTGAGTTGCGATGATGGAGCCTCGTGCAGCTTCACCAAGCAGAGTGGGACCGCCAAGCTCCCAAGGATGGCCTCATTGATAATATGGGACGAGGCCAGCATGACGAAGCGACAAGCGGTAGAGGCATTGGACAACAGCATGCGCGACATCATGGGAATACGTGACCGACCCTTTGGAGGAAAGACTGTTGTTTTTGGTGGGGACTTTCGGCAGGTGCTTCCGGTCGTCAGAAGGGGGTCGCGGGGCCAGATAATTGATGCAACCCTCCGAAGTTCTCATCTGTGGAAGTGTATGCGGCAGCTTCGGCTCATCACCAACATGAGGGCTCATAATGACACGTGGTTTGCAGATTACTTGCTAAGGGTCGGCAATGGCACTGAGGATGTAGACGATCAAGGCAACATACTACTCCCTGAAGATATTTGTCTGCCGTCTACAGGCGAGGTTGACGACCTGGAGAAACTTATTGACCACGTGTTTCCGAGTCTAGATGACAACATGTCTGATTCCAATTACATGACATCTCGAGCAATCCTTTCCACGACAAACGACAATGTCGACAAGATAAACATCCGCATGATAGGCCGTTTTCATGGAGATGAAGTAATCTACCATAGCTTTGACATTGCAGAGGACGACCCATATGGCTACTACGCTCAGGAGTTTCTTAATGGATTGACTCCTAATGGTCTTCCTCCGCATGCACTCAAGCTAAAGCTGAACTGCCCTGTCATACTTCTAAGGAACATTGATCCAGCTAATGGACTGTGTAACGGCACTAGGCTTGTTGTAAGAGGTTTTGAGAGGAACACTATTGATGCAGAAATCGTGATTGGTCAACACGCTGGCAGGAGGGTCTTCCTTCCTCGAATACCTCTCTGCCCATCTTAAAACGACATGTTTCCGTTCAAGTTTAAGAGAAAGCAATTTCCTATAAGGCTTAGCTTTGCTATGACCATTAACAAGGCTCAAGGGCAGACCATACCGATAGTTGGTGTCTACCTACCCAATCCCGTGTTCTCTCATGGTCAGCTCTATGTTGCTTTGTCTCGAGCCACCGCGAAGAGAAACATAAAGATACTCATTCAGAAGGAGAAGCCGAAGGAGAAGGCCAACAAGCTAAAGGACAATCCAAAGAAGCGAAAAAGATCGACTGTGTCCTTACTGACCTCGATGAAGAACATCGTCTATAAGGAAGTCCTTACAGGCTGAAGTTCGGTCTTAATAGACTGGCAGGTTTAGTAATGAAAGAGCATTTACTCTTGCGATGGTCAAGATATGCTGAATTTCGTTTCTTTTACATATATTTTTTATTTGGTATTTTTATATTTGGATGTATACAACATCATCGCTGATATAGATTTTCTACAAGCGTACTTTTTCATGTGTAATATGTGATTCAGATATAGTGATTGGCAGGATAAAGACCTGGAACATCCAATGAAACTATTGTATTACGGCAAATTAACATATCTGTTCTTATTATTTTGGTATTTTGATAGTATGTTTGAATGTAAGTTTATGGACGTCCTTATGATCCTCTACAATCATCTGCTAGGTCGGAACTATAATATTCTGATTGGTCTGAATTATAAGACCAACACACGCAGAAGGAAAGTTTGTGAAGCTTGTGAATATATATTTTGCATATGTACTATAAATAATAAAAAGCTAGCATGCGTACATGCGAATAAGTTTATATGCCCGTGCGACTTTGAAAAAATGTGACAACTGACATGTCTGTTTGCTGAAGTGTACAATATTTGGAAAAAAATTAGAATACTTGATACTTTCACGTATCTAAACTAATTATTTAACAGTTCAGTTCAGGTTACATATTATTTTCTTGCATTGGTTCATTTACCATCATGAATTTACTGTGCATCTGTAATAGTTCAGACCTAAAATATTTGTATGTATACAGCATCATCGCTGATATAGATTTTCTACAAGCGTAATTTTTCTTAACGAATGATGCCGCTGATGTGTTACTTCTGCTAATGCATAAACAGATAGTGCATGTGTGTAATACCGTTGCTGCTAATGCATACGCATAAATACACAAATTTATGTTGTTTCCTAGCTATGGGAGCATGTACTTCTACTACTATTTCTCGTATGTACGTATGTATGTTATACAGATTGTTGTGATGAAAAAGAATAATAAATATGATGTTTTGCAATGCTGTGTTGGACTGAATGATTTGTAGTCCAATTATATTTTTTGATATACATGAGGTATTACACATGAAATGCAAGAAAGAGTTGTAAGCTGATCTCAATAggtttctttttatttatttccctAATTCATGTTTATTTTTTTATGTTCTCTTTCCTGTTTGAACAAGGAAATGTAAGTAAATGTTACAGCTGGCACAAACTTGAATGAAGTGTTAATGCATTTGAAGAAAACAGTATTCAACATAGTTTTAAAAAAATCCCGTGTATAAGGAAATTTTAGAAGTGTTATTGAAAAATGTACAATACGTGCATGTTAACTATTTTATTTGCTTCCTTTTAAAAAGTTCCTAATCGGTTTATCACACATGAAATTTTAAGACAGGTTATCTTTTTTGTCTTGTAATAATATAGTAGGTTCTACTCACCGAATCACAAAATTGATCCCATTAATTAATATTTGATTGTGACCAAATCGGTCGATTTGTTTACCGATTTCGTATTCAGAGCTTCCTAGAAACGCTTATATATAGATCAACCGTTCCAGCGACCTTACCAGACCTCTCCATCCTCCTCTCACATGGCGTCATCCAACAGTTCAATTCGCTTCAGCGATGATGCTGTTGAGGATATTCGTTGGCAGGAAGAAGAAAGTGAAGATTTCGGTGAACTGAAAGATCATGACGGCGCTACGGCGATGCGTCCCTTTGGTAAGGGTAACACACCAAAGCTAAAAAGGCTTAGGATGCATAATCACGTCGAGCCTATTAAC is drawn from Aegilops tauschii subsp. strangulata cultivar AL8/78 chromosome 1, Aet v6.0, whole genome shotgun sequence and contains these coding sequences:
- the LOC120968869 gene encoding uncharacterized protein gives rise to the protein MYVKIESCRLRWYRKNQTQIRADLYKGVVDAITSGETRASDVGVRIVLPGTYPGGDRDMKKRHMDAMAIVHTYGKPDIFLTMTCNPKWEEITNELLPGQTAQDRPDIVARVFFGKLEAMKDMLFKKHILGVVVAYVYVVEFQKRGLPHAHFLLIMDSTYKLIVPEQYDRLISTELPDKHKYPELYAMVVKHMMHGPCGALNPKNVCMQENGCKCRYPRSFNENTAQGKDSYPVYRRRDDGRRAKVRGKMLDNRWVVPYNPYLLRMFNCHINVEVCSSIKAVKYLYKYIYKGHDKASFSIDQPDADGCIVSANPAEGGRYYLRVLLNHVTGKTSFDDLLTVDGVLCGSFREAAERLGLIEADNTLDDRLTEAEQWAMPCSLRRLFATILVHCEPGDVRGLWDRHLEPMSDDYRRSRTSPDEVEQMVLLDIRGMLQSMGKDIVDFALPSIDGAFDPTEGEAREVIEETTVECDMDDTKLVSSLNLEQRAAYDEILTAVERGDGGVFFVDGPGGTGKTFLYRAMLAKVRSQGKIGIATATSGVAASIMPGGRTAHSRFKIPLSCDDGASCSFTKQSGTAKLPRMASLIIWDEASMTKRQAVEALDNSMRDIMGIRDRPFGGKTVVFGGDFRQVLPVVRRGSRGQIIDATLRSSHLWKCMRQLRLITNMRAHNDTWFADYLLRVGNGTEDVDDQGNILLPEDICLPSTGEVDDLEKLIDHVFPSLDDNMSDSNYMTSRAILSTTNDNVDKINIRMIGRFHGDEVIYHSFDIAEDDPYGYYAQEFLNGLTPNGLPPHALKLKLNCPVILLRNIDPANGLCNGTRLVVRGFERNTIDAEIFKRKQFPIRLSFAMTINKAQGQTIPIVGVYLPNPVFSHGQLYVALSRATAKRNIKILIQKEKPKEKANKLKDNPKKRKRSTVSLLTSMKNIVYKEVLTG